The following are from one region of the Nymphalis io chromosome 21, ilAglIoxx1.1, whole genome shotgun sequence genome:
- the LOC126776802 gene encoding SWI/SNF-related matrix-associated actin-dependent regulator of chromatin subfamily E member 1 isoform X4 encodes MATPNSYKQNTSMSMPSPQNNPHYMIAGPPMSFGMMKGGMNAPPPNQYQYHPQYQGGPGMGPPGGYGWQHQARFGAESARRAGGSTQSAQAAKDDKTSPFVSTIHSHPGFQPQKIGKGAGGGAGLPKPPKPPEKPLMPYMRYSRRVWDSVKAANPDLKLWEIGRIIGGMWRDLPQAEKYAFVDEYEAEKSEYEKSLKTYHNSPAYLAYIAAKNKAVGKVGNLEEESSSKKGGSQKEQQQQDRRIDIQPAEDEEDQDEGLSVKHVAYARYLRNHRLINEIFSDTVVPDVRSVVTTARMQILKKQVQSLTMHQKKLEDELQQIEEKFEAKKRKFIESSEAFQEELKKHCRPAVDEDTFGRMVERALEQLRRGAAPPHARDRPHEPMDQNAIKAESGPNAPTQVDKVSTTEVKPDANVTTELNIPEGEAKEPVPENNAAQETEGQQSLNNTSCERKEDKPVEMKVENREVPGPAALPPQSQITSPTPPVTMMMPPNPNAPAHPAPPHGGPPPPPGYGGRYYPGYAGGFPAYPHYYPPDHYPPHHAPHPHHELKPEEPPAKKEAE; translated from the exons ATGGCTACACCAAACAGCTATAAACAAAACACATCAATGTCGATGCCAAGCCCTCAAAATAATCCGC ACTACATGATTGCGGGGCCCCCAATGAGTTTCGGTATGATGAAAG GCGGTATGAATGCACCGCCGCCTAACCAATACCAGTACCACCCTCAATACCAGGGCGGGCCGGGCATGGGCCCGCCGGGGGGGTACGGGTGGCAACATCAGGCGCGTTTCGGTGCAGAGAGCGCGAGGCGCGCCGGCGGCTCCACGCAGAGCGCGCAGGCCGCCAAGGACGATAAGACGAGCCCCTTCGTATCCACGATACACTCGCACCCTGGCTTCCAACCGCAGAAGATTGGGAAGGGCGCCGGTGGT GGTGCGGGTCTCCCGAAGCCACCGAAGCCTCCAGAGAAGCCCCTTATGCCATACATGCGTTATTCTCGACGTGTATGGGACAGTGTAAAAGCGGCCAACCCAGATCTGAAGCTATGGGAGATAGGACGAATTATTGGTGGAATGTGGAGAGACCTGCCCCAGGCGGAAAAGTACGCTTTCGTCGACGAATATGAAGCTGAGAAG TCGGAGTACGAAAAGAGCTTGAAGACGTACCACAATTCGCCAGCGTACCTGGCGTACATAGCCGCGAAGAACAAGGCTGTCGGTAAGG TTGGTAATTTAGAAGAAGAAAGTTCGAGCAAAAAGGGTGGATCCCAGAAGGAACAACAACAGCAAGATAGAAGAATTGATATTCAACCAGCAGAAGACGAAGAag ATCAAGATGAAGGCTTGTCAGTTAAGCATGTGGCATATGCCCGCTATCTCCGCAACCATCGCCTCATCAACGAGATATTCTCGGACACAGTCGTGCCGGATGTTCGCTcggtggtcaccaccgctcggATGCAG atcttAAAGAAACAAGTACAATCGTTGACAATGCATCAGAAGAAGCTCGAAGACGAATTGCAGCAGATTGAGGAGAAGTTCGAAGCGAAGAAGCGCAAGTTCATCGAGAGCAGTGAGGCGTTCCAGGAAGAATTGAAAAAG CACTGCAGGCCGGCCGTGGACGAGGACACGTTCGGGCGCATGGTGGAGCGCGCGCTGGAGCAGCTGCGCCGCGGGGCCGCGCCGCCGCACGCGCGCGACCGCCCGCACGAG ccAATGGATCAGAACGCGATTAAAGCAGAGTCCGGACCGAACGCACCGACACAAGTGGACAAGGTGTCGACGACGGAAGTGAAACCGGACGCCAACGTCACCACGGAGCTGAATATTCCGGAGGGCGAAGCGAAAGAGCCCGTGCCCGAGAACAACGCTGCGCAGGAAACCGAAGGTCAACAATCACTAAATAACACTAGCT GTGAACGCAAAGAAGACAAACCAGTTGAGATGAAAGTGGAGAACAGAGAAGTTCCAGGGCCAGCAGCTTTGCCTCCACAGTCACAGATAACTTCACCAACACCCCCTg TAACCATGATGATGCCTCCGAACCCTAATGCTCCAGCTCACCCAGCACCCCCTCATGGAGGACCACCGCCTCCACCAG GATATGGCGGCCGCTACTACCCGGGCTACGCGGGCGGCTTCCCCGCCTACCCGCACTACTACCCGCCCGACCACTACCCGCCGCACCACGCGCCTCATCCCCACCATGAACTTAAGC CCGAGGAGCCACCGGCTAAGAAAGAGGCTGAATGA
- the LOC126776802 gene encoding SWI/SNF-related matrix-associated actin-dependent regulator of chromatin subfamily E member 1 isoform X8: MATPNSYKQNTSMSMPSPQNNPHYMIAGPPMSFGMMKGGMNAPPPNQYQYHPQYQGGPGMGPPGGYGWQHQARFGAESARRAGGSTQSAQAAKDDKTSPFVSTIHSHPGFQPQKIGKGAGGGAGLPKPPKPPEKPLMPYMRYSRRVWDSVKAANPDLKLWEIGRIIGGMWRDLPQAEKYAFVDEYEAEKSEYEKSLKTYHNSPAYLAYIAAKNKAVGKVGNLEEESSSKKGGSQKEQQQQDRRIDIQPAEDEEDQDEGLSVKHVAYARYLRNHRLINEIFSDTVVPDVRSVVTTARMQILKKQVQSLTMHQKKLEDELQQIEEKFEAKKRKFIESSEAFQEELKKHCRPAVDEDTFGRMVERALEQLRRGAAPPHARDRPHEPMDQNAIKAESGPNAPTQVDKVSTTEVKPDANVTTELNIPEGEAKEPVPENNAAQETEGQQSLNNTSCERKEDKPVEMKVENREVPGPAALPPQSQITSPTPPVTMMMPPNPNAPAHPAPPHGGPPPPPAEEPPAKKEAE; encoded by the exons ATGGCTACACCAAACAGCTATAAACAAAACACATCAATGTCGATGCCAAGCCCTCAAAATAATCCGC ACTACATGATTGCGGGGCCCCCAATGAGTTTCGGTATGATGAAAG GCGGTATGAATGCACCGCCGCCTAACCAATACCAGTACCACCCTCAATACCAGGGCGGGCCGGGCATGGGCCCGCCGGGGGGGTACGGGTGGCAACATCAGGCGCGTTTCGGTGCAGAGAGCGCGAGGCGCGCCGGCGGCTCCACGCAGAGCGCGCAGGCCGCCAAGGACGATAAGACGAGCCCCTTCGTATCCACGATACACTCGCACCCTGGCTTCCAACCGCAGAAGATTGGGAAGGGCGCCGGTGGT GGTGCGGGTCTCCCGAAGCCACCGAAGCCTCCAGAGAAGCCCCTTATGCCATACATGCGTTATTCTCGACGTGTATGGGACAGTGTAAAAGCGGCCAACCCAGATCTGAAGCTATGGGAGATAGGACGAATTATTGGTGGAATGTGGAGAGACCTGCCCCAGGCGGAAAAGTACGCTTTCGTCGACGAATATGAAGCTGAGAAG TCGGAGTACGAAAAGAGCTTGAAGACGTACCACAATTCGCCAGCGTACCTGGCGTACATAGCCGCGAAGAACAAGGCTGTCGGTAAGG TTGGTAATTTAGAAGAAGAAAGTTCGAGCAAAAAGGGTGGATCCCAGAAGGAACAACAACAGCAAGATAGAAGAATTGATATTCAACCAGCAGAAGACGAAGAag ATCAAGATGAAGGCTTGTCAGTTAAGCATGTGGCATATGCCCGCTATCTCCGCAACCATCGCCTCATCAACGAGATATTCTCGGACACAGTCGTGCCGGATGTTCGCTcggtggtcaccaccgctcggATGCAG atcttAAAGAAACAAGTACAATCGTTGACAATGCATCAGAAGAAGCTCGAAGACGAATTGCAGCAGATTGAGGAGAAGTTCGAAGCGAAGAAGCGCAAGTTCATCGAGAGCAGTGAGGCGTTCCAGGAAGAATTGAAAAAG CACTGCAGGCCGGCCGTGGACGAGGACACGTTCGGGCGCATGGTGGAGCGCGCGCTGGAGCAGCTGCGCCGCGGGGCCGCGCCGCCGCACGCGCGCGACCGCCCGCACGAG ccAATGGATCAGAACGCGATTAAAGCAGAGTCCGGACCGAACGCACCGACACAAGTGGACAAGGTGTCGACGACGGAAGTGAAACCGGACGCCAACGTCACCACGGAGCTGAATATTCCGGAGGGCGAAGCGAAAGAGCCCGTGCCCGAGAACAACGCTGCGCAGGAAACCGAAGGTCAACAATCACTAAATAACACTAGCT GTGAACGCAAAGAAGACAAACCAGTTGAGATGAAAGTGGAGAACAGAGAAGTTCCAGGGCCAGCAGCTTTGCCTCCACAGTCACAGATAACTTCACCAACACCCCCTg TAACCATGATGATGCCTCCGAACCCTAATGCTCCAGCTCACCCAGCACCCCCTCATGGAGGACCACCGCCTCCACCAG CCGAGGAGCCACCGGCTAAGAAAGAGGCTGAATGA
- the LOC126776802 gene encoding SWI/SNF-related matrix-associated actin-dependent regulator of chromatin subfamily E member 1 isoform X5 translates to MATPNSYKQNTSMSMPSPQNNPHYMIAGPPMSFGMMKGGMNAPPPNQYQYHPQYQGGPGMGPPGGYGWQHQARFGAESARRAGGSTQSAQAAKDDKTSPFVSTIHSHPGFQPQKIGKGAGGGAGLPKPPKPPEKPLMPYMRYSRRVWDSVKAANPDLKLWEIGRIIGGMWRDLPQAEKYAFVDEYEAEKSEYEKSLKTYHNSPAYLAYIAAKNKAVGKVGNLEEESSSKKGGSQKEQQQQDRRIDIQPAEDEEDQDEGLSVKHVAYARYLRNHRLINEIFSDTVVPDVRSVVTTARMQILKKQVQSLTMHQKKLEDELQQIEEKFEAKKRKFIESSEAFQEELKKHCRPAVDEDTFGRMVERALEQLRRGAAPPHARDRPHEPMDQNAIKAESGPNAPTQVDKVSTTEVKPDANVTTELNIPEGEAKEPVPENNAAQETEGERKEDKPVEMKVENREVPGPAALPPQSQITSPTPPVTMMMPPNPNAPAHPAPPHGGPPPPPGGYGAAGYGGRYYPGYAGGFPAYPHYYPPDHYPPHHAPHPHHELKPEEPPAKKEAE, encoded by the exons ATGGCTACACCAAACAGCTATAAACAAAACACATCAATGTCGATGCCAAGCCCTCAAAATAATCCGC ACTACATGATTGCGGGGCCCCCAATGAGTTTCGGTATGATGAAAG GCGGTATGAATGCACCGCCGCCTAACCAATACCAGTACCACCCTCAATACCAGGGCGGGCCGGGCATGGGCCCGCCGGGGGGGTACGGGTGGCAACATCAGGCGCGTTTCGGTGCAGAGAGCGCGAGGCGCGCCGGCGGCTCCACGCAGAGCGCGCAGGCCGCCAAGGACGATAAGACGAGCCCCTTCGTATCCACGATACACTCGCACCCTGGCTTCCAACCGCAGAAGATTGGGAAGGGCGCCGGTGGT GGTGCGGGTCTCCCGAAGCCACCGAAGCCTCCAGAGAAGCCCCTTATGCCATACATGCGTTATTCTCGACGTGTATGGGACAGTGTAAAAGCGGCCAACCCAGATCTGAAGCTATGGGAGATAGGACGAATTATTGGTGGAATGTGGAGAGACCTGCCCCAGGCGGAAAAGTACGCTTTCGTCGACGAATATGAAGCTGAGAAG TCGGAGTACGAAAAGAGCTTGAAGACGTACCACAATTCGCCAGCGTACCTGGCGTACATAGCCGCGAAGAACAAGGCTGTCGGTAAGG TTGGTAATTTAGAAGAAGAAAGTTCGAGCAAAAAGGGTGGATCCCAGAAGGAACAACAACAGCAAGATAGAAGAATTGATATTCAACCAGCAGAAGACGAAGAag ATCAAGATGAAGGCTTGTCAGTTAAGCATGTGGCATATGCCCGCTATCTCCGCAACCATCGCCTCATCAACGAGATATTCTCGGACACAGTCGTGCCGGATGTTCGCTcggtggtcaccaccgctcggATGCAG atcttAAAGAAACAAGTACAATCGTTGACAATGCATCAGAAGAAGCTCGAAGACGAATTGCAGCAGATTGAGGAGAAGTTCGAAGCGAAGAAGCGCAAGTTCATCGAGAGCAGTGAGGCGTTCCAGGAAGAATTGAAAAAG CACTGCAGGCCGGCCGTGGACGAGGACACGTTCGGGCGCATGGTGGAGCGCGCGCTGGAGCAGCTGCGCCGCGGGGCCGCGCCGCCGCACGCGCGCGACCGCCCGCACGAG ccAATGGATCAGAACGCGATTAAAGCAGAGTCCGGACCGAACGCACCGACACAAGTGGACAAGGTGTCGACGACGGAAGTGAAACCGGACGCCAACGTCACCACGGAGCTGAATATTCCGGAGGGCGAAGCGAAAGAGCCCGTGCCCGAGAACAACGCTGCGCAGGAAACCGAAG GTGAACGCAAAGAAGACAAACCAGTTGAGATGAAAGTGGAGAACAGAGAAGTTCCAGGGCCAGCAGCTTTGCCTCCACAGTCACAGATAACTTCACCAACACCCCCTg TAACCATGATGATGCCTCCGAACCCTAATGCTCCAGCTCACCCAGCACCCCCTCATGGAGGACCACCGCCTCCACCAG GCGGTTATGGCGCGGCAGGATATGGCGGCCGCTACTACCCGGGCTACGCGGGCGGCTTCCCCGCCTACCCGCACTACTACCCGCCCGACCACTACCCGCCGCACCACGCGCCTCATCCCCACCATGAACTTAAGC CCGAGGAGCCACCGGCTAAGAAAGAGGCTGAATGA
- the LOC126776802 gene encoding SWI/SNF-related matrix-associated actin-dependent regulator of chromatin subfamily E member 1 isoform X10, which yields MATPNSYKQNTSMSMPSPQNNPQSARRAGGSTQSAQAAKDDKTSPFVSTIHSHPGFQPQKIGKGAGGGAGLPKPPKPPEKPLMPYMRYSRRVWDSVKAANPDLKLWEIGRIIGGMWRDLPQAEKYAFVDEYEAEKSEYEKSLKTYHNSPAYLAYIAAKNKAVGKVGNLEEESSSKKGGSQKEQQQQDRRIDIQPAEDEEDQDEGLSVKHVAYARYLRNHRLINEIFSDTVVPDVRSVVTTARMQILKKQVQSLTMHQKKLEDELQQIEEKFEAKKRKFIESSEAFQEELKKHCRPAVDEDTFGRMVERALEQLRRGAAPPHARDRPHEPMDQNAIKAESGPNAPTQVDKVSTTEVKPDANVTTELNIPEGEAKEPVPENNAAQETEGQQSLNNTSCERKEDKPVEMKVENREVPGPAALPPQSQITSPTPPVTMMMPPNPNAPAHPAPPHGGPPPPPGGYGAAGYGGRYYPGYAGGFPAYPHYYPPDHYPPHHAPHPHHELKPEEPPAKKEAE from the exons ATGGCTACACCAAACAGCTATAAACAAAACACATCAATGTCGATGCCAAGCCCTCAAAATAATCCGC AGAGCGCGAGGCGCGCCGGCGGCTCCACGCAGAGCGCGCAGGCCGCCAAGGACGATAAGACGAGCCCCTTCGTATCCACGATACACTCGCACCCTGGCTTCCAACCGCAGAAGATTGGGAAGGGCGCCGGTGGT GGTGCGGGTCTCCCGAAGCCACCGAAGCCTCCAGAGAAGCCCCTTATGCCATACATGCGTTATTCTCGACGTGTATGGGACAGTGTAAAAGCGGCCAACCCAGATCTGAAGCTATGGGAGATAGGACGAATTATTGGTGGAATGTGGAGAGACCTGCCCCAGGCGGAAAAGTACGCTTTCGTCGACGAATATGAAGCTGAGAAG TCGGAGTACGAAAAGAGCTTGAAGACGTACCACAATTCGCCAGCGTACCTGGCGTACATAGCCGCGAAGAACAAGGCTGTCGGTAAGG TTGGTAATTTAGAAGAAGAAAGTTCGAGCAAAAAGGGTGGATCCCAGAAGGAACAACAACAGCAAGATAGAAGAATTGATATTCAACCAGCAGAAGACGAAGAag ATCAAGATGAAGGCTTGTCAGTTAAGCATGTGGCATATGCCCGCTATCTCCGCAACCATCGCCTCATCAACGAGATATTCTCGGACACAGTCGTGCCGGATGTTCGCTcggtggtcaccaccgctcggATGCAG atcttAAAGAAACAAGTACAATCGTTGACAATGCATCAGAAGAAGCTCGAAGACGAATTGCAGCAGATTGAGGAGAAGTTCGAAGCGAAGAAGCGCAAGTTCATCGAGAGCAGTGAGGCGTTCCAGGAAGAATTGAAAAAG CACTGCAGGCCGGCCGTGGACGAGGACACGTTCGGGCGCATGGTGGAGCGCGCGCTGGAGCAGCTGCGCCGCGGGGCCGCGCCGCCGCACGCGCGCGACCGCCCGCACGAG ccAATGGATCAGAACGCGATTAAAGCAGAGTCCGGACCGAACGCACCGACACAAGTGGACAAGGTGTCGACGACGGAAGTGAAACCGGACGCCAACGTCACCACGGAGCTGAATATTCCGGAGGGCGAAGCGAAAGAGCCCGTGCCCGAGAACAACGCTGCGCAGGAAACCGAAGGTCAACAATCACTAAATAACACTAGCT GTGAACGCAAAGAAGACAAACCAGTTGAGATGAAAGTGGAGAACAGAGAAGTTCCAGGGCCAGCAGCTTTGCCTCCACAGTCACAGATAACTTCACCAACACCCCCTg TAACCATGATGATGCCTCCGAACCCTAATGCTCCAGCTCACCCAGCACCCCCTCATGGAGGACCACCGCCTCCACCAG GCGGTTATGGCGCGGCAGGATATGGCGGCCGCTACTACCCGGGCTACGCGGGCGGCTTCCCCGCCTACCCGCACTACTACCCGCCCGACCACTACCCGCCGCACCACGCGCCTCATCCCCACCATGAACTTAAGC CCGAGGAGCCACCGGCTAAGAAAGAGGCTGAATGA